A window of Candidatus Neomarinimicrobiota bacterium genomic DNA:
GTCCCGCCGGAGAGGTGGGAGGTGAGTTCGATTCTCACACGTTCCCGCTAATGGTTGGGTAACCTACCCCACTCTATTCCACCGTTACCGAAACAGGTTCCAGCTGTTTGCTCGTGAGTCGGGCGTTCAGGGGATTCAGGTTTTGCGTCAGTTCCTGATCCAGAGCCTCCAGATGTCCGTCCAGTTCGGCCGACAGTTCACCAAGCACCTTGTAGGCTCCATCCGTCGGTTTTGCATCACCCGACTCCACGCTTCGGCGGAGAGAGGCGAGGCGGTTATTCAGACGTATTGGGAAGTTTAATGGATCCTGTCCGCTCTCATTTTTTGTCTGGTAAAGCGCTTCTTCGATCTTGGTAAGGTTCCCCATAAGGTCAGTAGACATTTTTTTGATCCTCCGGTCGTTGGTCTTTTCCAACCGGTCATTAATCTGATCGCGGATGTGGCGAATCTGTATGACCGCCTCGTTCGCTGAGGATGTTCTATCTCTAATCTGTGATGAGAGCTGGAACTGGTCCCGGAGATCCTGTTCCGACACATCTTTCAGGCGCGGATCCATCTTGACGTTGAACTTGGCTGATTTTGTTATGCCATTTACGGTTACCCGCGCCTCGTAAGTTCCGGGCGGTGCTTTCGGGCCATTCTGGGGCCGGCCGCTCCAGATGATGATCCCTTCGAACATGGTGGCACCTTTGTAGCGCAAATTCCATTCCCACCGGTTCAGACCCTTGGCGGTGGTGGGAGGACCGGTGGTGCGAGTCCGGTACCAGGGGTTAACTTCCGTTTCCTCTTTCGCTACCGAGTCACCTACCACTGAAAACACCAGGTTACCTTCTGAATCGTAGATCTCAGCCTTAACCGAATCCACCTCTTCTCCCAGATAGTATTGGAGTACAGCAGTCTCCACACTGCGAACGGCGTCGTGGGGATTGAACAGTGTCAGCGATTCCACTGCTGTCCGGTTTGAGTATTCTCTCAACGGGTCATAGTCGTCCAAGATCCAGAAACCCCTGCCGTGAGTTCCCAGGACCACATCGGAGTTTTTAAGCTGGAGATCCCGGATGGGTGTATCTGGCAGATTGAGCTGAATGGACTGCCAGCTGTCCCCTGCGTCGAAGGATATGTAGACGCCGTGCTCCGTGCCGAGAAACAGGAGCCCCTCTTTCACGGAATCTTCCCGGACAGCGCGGGCGAAGTGACCATCCGCAACACCGTTCACAATCTTTGTCCAGGTCTTGCCGTAATCCCGTGTTCGCCAGACATAAGGTGCCCGGTCATCCACCTGGTACCGATTTGCCGCCACATAGGCGGTGCCTGGTGTGTGGGAAGATTCTTCAATGATGGAGATCCGGGAGAACTTCGGCATATCGGGCGGGGTGACCTTTGTCCAGGTATTACCGCCGTCCCGGGTGATGTGCATGAGTCCGTCATCAGAACCAGCCCAAATGGTGTTAATATCGTGTTGAGACGGTGTCAGGGCAAAGACCGTGGCATAGATTTCCGGCCCGTTCATGTCCATGGTGATGAGTCCACCGGTGGGGCCGAGCGTAGAAGGGTCAGCGTAGGTCAGATCAGGACTGATTTTCTTCCAGCTCTGGCCGTCATCTTCCGAAAGCCAGACATGCTGTGAACAGGTATAAAGCTTGTTCTCATCCAATGGGGAAAAAACAATGGGGAAGGTCCATTGCCACCGCTCGGGAAGAGCGCTTGCCGGTTCTCCGGAGAAAAAGCGGGGGTAGACCTGAATATCTCTGATCTGGCCTGTTGAGCGGTCGTAACGTGTTAACAGAGCGCCCTGGCTCCCGGCGTAAAAAATATCCAGCTTGGATGGGTGCTGCGTAATGTATCCGCTTTCACCACCACCAGCGGAATAGTACCAGCCGTGGTTGGGTCCCCGGGCCTGCATATTGTTCCAACCGTCACTTGGGACACAAACAGTACTGTTGTCCTGCTGGGCACCGCAGACGTGGTAAGGGAAGTCGTTCGTCACATTCACATGATAAAGCTGGGTGGTGATATAATCCTGTTCCGTCCAGGTCTCGCCGCCGTTGATGGAGACATTCCCTCCGCCGTCATTGGAGTTCGTCATCCGCAGGGGGTCGTTGGGGTCGATCCAGAGGTCATGCTGGTCGCCGTGGGGCGTGCTGATCTGTGTATCAAATGTGACACCGCCGTCCGTCGATTTGTAAAGACGGGTGTTGAGGGCGTAGACCGTTTCCCTGTCCCATGGATCGGCCACAATCCGGGAATAGTAAAAATGGCGCTGGCGGATTTTCCTATCGTCATTAGTTCTTTCCCAGGATTTCCCGCCATCATCGGACCGGAACACACCCCCTTCAGGCGCTTCCACGATTGCCCAGACGCGATTGGGGTCAGCTGGAGAGACTGCCATACCGATCTTTCCGATGGGTCCTTCAGGCATACCGGGATTCTTGGTCAATTCTGTCCATGTATCTCCACCGTCCGTAGATTTATAAATTCCGCTAAACGGTCCGCCGCCCCACATTTTCCAGGCTCTTCGGTAGACCTGCCACAAAGAGGCGTAGATCACTTTGGGATTTGTTCTGTCGATGGAGATGTCAACACCTCCCGCTTTGGGACTCTTGTAGAGGATTTTTTCCCACCTGTTGCCGCCATCTTTGGAGCGGAAGATTCCCCGCTCCTCGTTGTCCCCGTAGGGATGGCCCAGGGCTGCCACATAAACAATATCGGGATCGGTGGGATGGATTCGGATTCGGGCGATGGCCTGTGTTTCACGGAGACCAACGTGGCGCCAGGTCTCACCGCCGTCCGTTGATCTGTAGACGCCGTCACCCTGGGTGATGGAGCCACGAAGCTGTGTTTCACCGCCGCCGATGTATACAATGTCTGGATTAGTTTCTGCCACAGCCACAGCCCCGATGGAAGAAGAGGTGATCTGTCCGTCGGTTACCGGAAACCAGGTGTTGCCGCCGTCTGTGGTTTTCCAGAGTCCCCCTCCGGTGGCGCCAAAGTAGTATTCGTTGGGCCGGCCTGGACTACCCATAGATGAGAGAGACCGTCCCCCTCGGTTAGGGCCGATATTCCGCCATTCGAAGTTGTTGAAAAAAGTTTCGTCATATTTTTCGGCCTGTAGTGCGACAATGCTGCTAAAAAGAATCAGTAAATAAGTTAACCGTCTCATCATCGTCTCATCCTCCGTTCTTGATGTGAACTTGCTCCAAAATATTGGAAGTGCGGAGTGACTACCGCAGCAGAGAGTAAGAAATTATGGGCAGGAAAGCAATTGCTTCTCTCTCAGCTCCATCTTGAAGAATCGCACAATTGTGGGTAGTTTCCAGTGAGAGTGATTTGAGGGGAAGAGTTAATACCATATGAGCAGTCTAATTGATGAACTGAAAGACCGTAAGGTGATCCGGACGATGGTTTTCTACGCTGTGGTGGCGTTTGTTGTAATGCAGCTGGTGGAGATCATTTTTCCCATTTTCGATTTTCCCAATTGGACGGCTCAGTTTGTCATCATCCTGCTGGTGCTTGGACTGCCGGTGAGTGTGGTGGTATCCTGGATGACGACCGGACACCGGAGGGTCTTGTGAAGACGCCATTAACCTCGGAGCCCGCAGAGGGAGCGGAGTCGTTTGGAAGCACCCAAGCTGTGGCGGATAGCAAGCGGTTTTACGCCAGGACGCGAAACATTTTTCTCATGGCAGGGGTTGTGGGTGGCCTCGCCATCGGCTGGCTGGCGCCGCGGGGTGACAGGGAAGCGGAGCGGATCGCCGAACGTTCCATAGCCGTCCTCCCCTTCGATAATCTCAGCGACAGCAAGGAGGACGAATATTTCTCCGATGGTATCACTGAGGAGATCATTACACAGCTGTCAAAGGTGAGCGACCTGCTGGTCATTTCCCGGACGTCCGTTCTTCAGTACAAGGGGACCACCAAGACCATCAGGGAGATCGGAGAAGAGCTGGGTGTGGCAGCCATACTTGAAGGGAGCGTCAGGCGTGACGGGGACAATCTAAGAATAACGGGTCAGCTCATTGATACCGACAGTGACCAACATCTCTGGGCAGACACCTACGATCGTAAGATGGAAAATATTTTCCAGATACAGACAGATGTGGCAACACGCATCGCAGAGGCCCTCGATGCTCGAATTTCGAGGTCAGAAAAGAGATCTATGGCCACGGTGCCTACTCAAAATATGGAAGCGTACACGCTTTACCTTAAGGGAAGAACCGAATATTTCAAGTACACGTATGAGGGCTTTGAAAAGTCCATCAATTACTACAAGCAGGCGCTGAAGCTTGATCCGTCTTATGCCCTTGCCTACAGCGGTATGGGAGATTCATACGGTCAGATGTTTCTTGACAATCAGGATGAATTGTACAGTGAACTGGCCATTCAGTCATCAGATAGGGCCCTTTCAATTAATCAGGATTTAGCCGAAGGATATAAAGCTAGAGCTCTAATCTCAAGCTATTTAGGCCATACCTCCGAAGCAATCGAGATGAACAAACGAGCTATTGAATTGGGTTATGTCATGGCCGAATCAAACTTAGCACTCTCTTATTGGTGGCAAGGTGATTTGAGTGCGTCTCTGAAGCATCATTTACGAGGCCGACAGAGTGATCCTTATAACCTGCGTGTTGTTAGAATACTTGCACTAGCCTACCATGCTCTGGAAGACTATGATGAAGTTCACAATCTTATTTCAAGTGCTTTGGATATACGTCCAGACGGTTTTGAACTTCATGATATCTTAATTACACAATATTGTGTTGAAGGGAACTGGGAAATGGCAAGATCAACCCTTGAAAGATTACAACTTCTTCGACCAGACGACAGTCAAGTCCATGGTGCAGCTTCTGACTTTTACCTCTGGGCCAGAGATTATAATTTGGCCCTTGATCATCTGCAAAAAATGAAACGTATGCGGCCTCAGGACAAGACAGCTTTAGCTTATGTTCTTTTACAAAAGTGGGATCGGAAGTGGGCGAATACGATTTTGGATGAGGTTATTAACCAACTATTGAAGCGTATAGAAGTGAATGGAGATATCGGGTCTAGCACCCGTAGGATTCTGGCGGGAGCTTATTCAATCATGGATGACAAGGAATCTGCTCTAAACTGGCTGGAAGAAGCGGTGGACAAAGGGTGGACACTTTACAGATGGATCGAGATTGATCCCCGTTTTGACGCCATTCGTGATGACCCTCGTTACACAGAGCTTATTGAACGGATGCAGGCTGTTGTTGCCAGAGAGCGGATTGAGGCGGGATATGAGAGTTCAACGTCACCCTGACTGTCATTGTGAGTCTTGATTGAGTCGGGACTCGCAATCTCGTTATTGTTTACCGACCAAGAATGACGAGATGGTCATAAGCCTCC
This region includes:
- a CDS encoding glycosyl hydrolase is translated as MMRRLTYLLILFSSIVALQAEKYDETFFNNFEWRNIGPNRGGRSLSSMGSPGRPNEYYFGATGGGLWKTTDGGNTWFPVTDGQITSSSIGAVAVAETNPDIVYIGGGETQLRGSITQGDGVYRSTDGGETWRHVGLRETQAIARIRIHPTDPDIVYVAALGHPYGDNEERGIFRSKDGGNRWEKILYKSPKAGGVDISIDRTNPKVIYASLWQVYRRAWKMWGGGPFSGIYKSTDGGDTWTELTKNPGMPEGPIGKIGMAVSPADPNRVWAIVEAPEGGVFRSDDGGKSWERTNDDRKIRQRHFYYSRIVADPWDRETVYALNTRLYKSTDGGVTFDTQISTPHGDQHDLWIDPNDPLRMTNSNDGGGNVSINGGETWTEQDYITTQLYHVNVTNDFPYHVCGAQQDNSTVCVPSDGWNNMQARGPNHGWYYSAGGGESGYITQHPSKLDIFYAGSQGALLTRYDRSTGQIRDIQVYPRFFSGEPASALPERWQWTFPIVFSPLDENKLYTCSQHVWLSEDDGQSWKKISPDLTYADPSTLGPTGGLITMDMNGPEIYATVFALTPSQHDINTIWAGSDDGLMHITRDGGNTWTKVTPPDMPKFSRISIIEESSHTPGTAYVAANRYQVDDRAPYVWRTRDYGKTWTKIVNGVADGHFARAVREDSVKEGLLFLGTEHGVYISFDAGDSWQSIQLNLPDTPIRDLQLKNSDVVLGTHGRGFWILDDYDPLREYSNRTAVESLTLFNPHDAVRSVETAVLQYYLGEEVDSVKAEIYDSEGNLVFSVVGDSVAKEETEVNPWYRTRTTGPPTTAKGLNRWEWNLRYKGATMFEGIIIWSGRPQNGPKAPPGTYEARVTVNGITKSAKFNVKMDPRLKDVSEQDLRDQFQLSSQIRDRTSSANEAVIQIRHIRDQINDRLEKTNDRRIKKMSTDLMGNLTKIEEALYQTKNESGQDPLNFPIRLNNRLASLRRSVESGDAKPTDGAYKVLGELSAELDGHLEALDQELTQNLNPLNARLTSKQLEPVSVTVE
- a CDS encoding tetratricopeptide repeat protein, with product MKTPLTSEPAEGAESFGSTQAVADSKRFYARTRNIFLMAGVVGGLAIGWLAPRGDREAERIAERSIAVLPFDNLSDSKEDEYFSDGITEEIITQLSKVSDLLVISRTSVLQYKGTTKTIREIGEELGVAAILEGSVRRDGDNLRITGQLIDTDSDQHLWADTYDRKMENIFQIQTDVATRIAEALDARISRSEKRSMATVPTQNMEAYTLYLKGRTEYFKYTYEGFEKSINYYKQALKLDPSYALAYSGMGDSYGQMFLDNQDELYSELAIQSSDRALSINQDLAEGYKARALISSYLGHTSEAIEMNKRAIELGYVMAESNLALSYWWQGDLSASLKHHLRGRQSDPYNLRVVRILALAYHALEDYDEVHNLISSALDIRPDGFELHDILITQYCVEGNWEMARSTLERLQLLRPDDSQVHGAASDFYLWARDYNLALDHLQKMKRMRPQDKTALAYVLLQKWDRKWANTILDEVINQLLKRIEVNGDIGSSTRRILAGAYSIMDDKESALNWLEEAVDKGWTLYRWIEIDPRFDAIRDDPRYTELIERMQAVVARERIEAGYESSTSP